One region of Primulina tabacum isolate GXHZ01 chromosome 17, ASM2559414v2, whole genome shotgun sequence genomic DNA includes:
- the LOC142531616 gene encoding DNA repair protein UVH3-like, whose amino-acid sequence MGVHGLWELLAPVGRRVSVETLTGKKLAIDASIWMIQFMKAMRDEKGEMVRNAHILGFFRRICKLLFLRTKPVFVFDGGTPALKRRTVIARRRQRENAQAKIRKTAEKLLLNHVKAMRLKELAAELENQGRKNDIKGKKAIIEEPNIEHNAHKENDEVPKSWTREELDEKLAASLAVEEKEGFTVDASRSGADEEEDDDDEDEEMILPEMHGKVDPAVLAALPPSMQLDLLVQMRERLMAENRHKYQKVKKVPARFSELQIQAYLKTVAFRREIDGVQKSAAGRGIGGVQTSRIASEANREFIFSSSFTGDKQVLTSAGQESSGSGQNQKLPVNSFNRAVNEVRSIARSDALNGLTEDQTGNALDHDVNTYLDERGRLRVSRVRAMGIRMTRDLQRNLDLMKEIEQEKADTNQEKLNGTTTAKTLDDVLSNALERIQHHEVENQNNDGTKNKDNETEDTSVKIGTMEISFEDTGHNCGHDDDDIFASLVAGHPSVVDLTTDYSASLKQSLDSDSDLEWEEGVIEDKRNIVPSHFKAETKPSFMEEGTSNEVDVEWEEGFQGIQVNSSSFPDDIPQTVRKGALVEEAEFQEAIKRSLEDLIDNRTSNNSREDQELEDLIDNKTLNNSREDQEQGRSEKMVDGDNTWRSVHEAKGPQIECPAWDTIQPVKSTQLYDIAEINPKESCQNQKLVCQDMGVSGALSGEFVVASDTVLEEKDLCRSKEQIIDTCSMGGNEHVMNKPIDTCGGELVHNSDSSFMSYSFNNSNSENRHETDLVDGQHGMSHAAVDEPFCMTEKSAGISVSDSLIDADCTKQLTKENIFVGLSTEKDMPERNLSSIDVVEHEVKNVDLQEEMIFLHKEREELGIEQRKLERNSESATSEMFAECQELLQMFGLPYIIAPMEAEAQCAYMEFFNLVDGVVTDDSDAFLFGARSVYKNIFDDRKYVETYLLKDIENELGLNREKLINMALLLGSDYTEGVSGIGIVNAMEVVNAFPEKTGLHEFREWIESPDPTILGNFDGQSGKSKGKGSKDHDTLKSCSSSNADERSCDQDHKMMKQTFMDKHRNVSKNWHIPSSFPSDAVISAYTSPQVDKSNEPFSWGKPDLFALRKLCWEKFGWGSSKADELLLPVLKEYNKHETQLRLEAFYTFNERFAKIRSKRIKKAVKGIIGNKSSELMDEEMPQQSRVGKKRKAKPSEFGAEASGTRSKEPECTVTANQISTKKQTNVVLPKGGRRKENASQLDVSNLEQSTSIDNSLSMKEKSSAGGRQKTRGRQKETGGGSRKRNSHFEDTEMSYDGCREKEGGLQFDNSEESQEVRRRSGRLHKVVNYCIPDEFDDCDKESEVDKYTTTKDSLMGPCVDWKDTYVDGLEDPGIGGELSVDETEQKNMTDKRGITQDDEYSGKDESTRGYGYIQFGGGFCSDEEDDNIEFGGHAASASRETISENFNMITGFDSEEEKRPETGSLNLNSNRTENLSRTDVTDTQIMNDNVDDDSNLSSTMLTDSLQDAGNDHESRSTRFLRAMPNLRRKKKKT is encoded by the exons ATGGGAGTCCACGGCCTCTGGGAATTGCTGGCGCCGGTCGGCCGTCGCGTCTCCGTGGAAACACTCACCGGAAAGAAACTCGCCATCG ATGCGAGCATATGGATGATACAGTTTATGAAGGCGATGCGAGACGAGAAGGGGGAGATGGTTCGGAATGCTCACATTTTGGGATTTTTCCGTCGGATTTGTAAGCTACTCTTCCTCCGCACGAAGCCAGTTTTTGTGTTCGATGGTGGTACCCCAGCTCTCAAGCGCCGTACAGTCATAGCACGTCGCCGCCAGCGTGAGAATGCCCAGGCTAAGATCAGAAAGACAGCGGAGAAATTGCTGCTTAATCAC GTTAAGGCAATGAGGCTGAAAGAACTGGCAGCTGAGCTTGAAAATCAGGGACGGAAGAATGATATCAAAGGAAAGAAGGCCATCATAGAGGAACCAAACATTGAGCATAACGCGCATAAAGAAAATGACGAGGTGCCCAAAAGTTGGACTCGGGAAGAGCTGGATGAAAA GTTGGCAGCCTCTCTTGCTGTTGAAGAAAAGGAGGGTTTCACTGTCGACGCATCGAGATCAGGTGCAGATGAAGaggaagatgatgatgatgaagatgaGGAGATGATACTG CCGGAGATGCATGGGAAAGTCGATCCTGCTGTATTGGCGGCTTTACCTCCATCTATGCAACTTGATCTCCTTGTTCAA ATGAGAGAGAGACTGATGGCTGAGAACAGACATAAGTATCAAAAGGTGAAAAAG GTTCCAGCAAGGTTTTCAGAACTCCAAATACAGGCATATCTTAAGACTGTGGCTTTTCGGCGTGAGATTGATGGGGTGCAAAAATCTGCTGCAGGAAGGGGAATAGGCGGCGTGCAAACTTCACGGATTGCCTCCGAAGCCAATAGAGAGTTTATTTTCTCATCGTCATTTACTGGAGACAAACA AGTTCTTACATCTGCTGGACAAGAGAGTAGTGGCAGTGGACAAAATCAAAAGTTGCCTGTGAATTCTTTTAACAGAGCTGTCAATGAAGTCAGGTCAATCGCTAGATCTGATGCACTGAATGGACTGACTGAGGATCAAACTGGGAATGCATTGGATCATGATGTCAACACCTATTTGGACGAGAGAGGTCGTCTTCGAGTCAGTAGAGTAAGAGCAATGGGAATTCGCATGACTCGAGATCTGCAGAGGAATTTAGATCTGATGAAGGAGATTGAGCAAGAGAAAGCAGATACAAATCAGGAGAAGCTTAATGGAACTACCACAGCTAAAACACTGGATGATGTCCTGAGTAATGCCCTTGAGAGAATCCAGCATCATGAAGTTGAGAACCAGAACAATGATGGAACGAAGAATAAAGATAACGAAACAGAAGATACTTCTgtaaaaattggaaccatggagATTTCTTTTGAAGATACTGGTCATAATTGTGGccatgatgatgatgatatatTTGCTAGTCTTGTCGCAGGACACCCGTCTGTTGTCGATTTGACCACGGATTATTCTGCCTCATTGAAACAATCCTTGGATTCTGATTCAGATCTTGAGTGGGAGGAAGGAGTCATTGAAGACAAAAGAAATATTGTTCCCAGTCACTTTAAAGCTGAAACTAAGCCATCCTTCATGGAAGAAGGCACCAGTAATGAGGTCGATGTTGAGTGGGAGGAAGGATTTCAAGGTATTCAAGTGAACTCATCATCTTTTCCGGATGACATCCCTCAAACTGTTAGAAAAGGTGCTTTGGTAGAGGAAGCCGAGTTTCAGGAAGCAATTAAGAGAAGTCTTGAGGATCTAATAGATAATAGAACTTCGAATAATTCACGTGAAGATCAAGAACTTGAGGATCTGATAGATAATAAAACTTTGAATAATTCACGTGAAGATCAAGAACAAGGAAGATCTGAGAAAATGGTTGACGGGGACAATACTTGGAGATCTGTTCATGAAGCAAAAGGACCTCAGATTGAATGCCCAGCATGGGATACAATCCAACCAGTTAAATCTACTCAGCTATATGATATTGCAGAGATCAATCCTAAAGAAAGCTGTCAAAATCAAAAGCTTGTGTGTCAAGACATGGGTGTCAGTGGAGCTTTGTCTGGAGAATTTGTTGTGGCATCAGACACTGTGCTTGAAGAAAAGGATTTGTGCAGGAGTAAAGAGCAGATAATTGATACTTGTAGTATGGGTGGTAATGAACATGTAATGAACAAACCAATTGATACTTGTGGTGGAGAGCTTGTGCATAATAGTGATAGTTCTTTCATGAGTTATTCCTTCAACAATTCTAATTCTGAAAATCGGCATGAAACTGATCTTGTTGATGGTCAACATGGCATGTCTCATGCGGCAGTAGATGAGCCCTTCTGCATGACTGAAAAATCGGCAGGGATTTCTGTTAGTGATTCTCTGATTGATGCAGATTGTACAAAACAATTGACCAAGGAAAATATATTTGTGGGCTTATCGACTGAAAAGGACATGCCTGAGAGGAACCTTTCTTCTATCGATGTTGTCGAGCATGAAGTTAAGAATGTTGATCTGCAGGAGGAAATGATATTTCTCCATAAAGAGCGTGAAGAACTTGGAATTGAACAACGAAAACTTGAGAGAAATTCCGAGTCAGCGACCAGCGAAATGTTTGCTGAATGCCAG GAGTTGCTTCAAATGTTTGGCTTACCATATATTATAGCGCCAATGGAAGCTGAAGCTCAATGTGCATACATGGAATTTTTTAACCTTGTCGATGGGGTGGTTACTGATGACTCCGATGCATTCTTGTTTGGAGCAAGAAGCGTGTACAAGAACATCTTTGATGATCGCAAATACGTAGAGACATATCTTTTGAAG GACATCGAGAATGAGCTTGGACTAAATAGAGAAAAGTTAATCAACATGGCACTCCTTCTCGGAAGTGATTACACTGAAGGTGTCAG CGGCATTGGGATTGTTAATGCCATGGAAGTCGTAAATGCATTTCCTGAGAAAACTGGCCTCCATGAATTTCGGGAATGGATTGAGTCACCTGACCCTACCATTCTCGGAAACTTCGACGGACAAAGTGGGAAATCAAAAGGCAAAGGGTCAAAAGATCATGATACACTAAAGAGTTGTTCGAGTAGTAATGCTGATGAGAGGTCTTGTGATCAAGACCACAAAATGATGAAGCAGACTTTCATGGATAAGCAT AGAAATGTCAGCAAAAACTGGCACATTCCTTCTTCTTTTCCTAGTGATGCTGTGATTTCAGCATACACTTCTCCGCAAGTAGATAAGTCCAACGAACCATTTTCATGGGGAAAGCCGGATCTGTTCGCTCTTCGCAA ATTGTGTTGGGAGAAGTTTGGGTGGGGCAGTTCTAAAGCGGATGAGTTGCTGCTACCAGTTTTAAAGGAGTACAACAAGCATGAG ACACAATTGCGATTGGAGGCATTTTATACATTCAATGAAAGATTTGCAAAGATTCGAAGTAAGAGGATAAAAAAAGCTGTTAAAGGAATCATAGGGAATAAATCTTCAGAGCTGATGGATGAGGAAATGCCACAACAATCGAGAGTTGGTAAGAAAAGAAAAGCTAAGCCCAGTGAATTTGGGGCCGAGGCATCAGGAACCAGATCAAAAGAACCAGAGTGTACTGTCACTGCTAATCAAATCAGCAcgaaaaaacaaacaaatgtTGTGCTGCCAAAaggaggaagaagaaaagaaaatgcTTCACAGTTGGATGTAAGTAACTTAGAACAATCTACAAGCATAGACAATAGCCTTAGCATGAAGGAAAAATCAAGTGCGGGAGGAAGACAGAAAACACGAGGCAGACAGAAAGAAACTGGGGGAGGGTCAAGAAAAAGGAATTCCCATTTTGAAGATACTGAAATGAGCTACGATGGGTGTAGAGAAAAAGAGGGAGGATTGCAATTTGACAATTCAGAAGAATCACAAGAAGTACGGAGGAGG TCCGGACGTCTTCATAAGGTTGTGAATTACTGTATTCCTGATGAATTTGATGACTGTGACAAGGAAAGTGAAGTTGACAAATACACAACCACCAAGGATTCATTAATGGGACCATGTGTTGATTGGAAGGATACATATGTGGATGGGCTTGAAGACCCTGGAATTGGAGGTGAACTCTCTGTAGATGAGACTGAACAAAAAAATATGACTGATAAGAGGGGCATTACTCAAGACGATGAGTATTCCGGCAAAGACGAATCAACAAGGGGATATGGGTATATTCAATTTGGGGGTGGATTTTGCTCAGACGAGGAAGATGACAACATCGAATTTGGTGGGCATGCAGCAAGTGCTAGTAGAGAAACAATCTCTGAAAATTTTAACATGATTACTGGTTTTGATTCTGAAGAGGAAAAAAGACCAGAAACTGGTTCTTTGAATTTAAATTCAAACCGTACAGAAAATCTGAGCAGGACTGATGTAACTGATACACAGATTATGAACGATAATGTTGACGATGATTCCAATCTATCGAGTACTATGTTGACGGATTCTTTGCAGGATGCTGGGAACGACCATGAAAGTCGATCTACGAGATTTCTTCGAGCAATGCCAAATTTGAGaaggaaaaagaagaaaacttaa